In one Brassica oleracea var. oleracea cultivar TO1000 chromosome C9, BOL, whole genome shotgun sequence genomic region, the following are encoded:
- the LOC106313215 gene encoding uncharacterized protein LOC106313215 codes for MVILSLVSCSVSLFSPPISLRLHFPPATSLFSHGSFPASTFKPELRPLFVCCLQRRETAHIHRCNCLTCTIDGETQIESLFSLFRDIGFKEEETEMILAKNPDVKSTPLDKISARVASLQSLKLDGFALQGLIAKCPSLLTSEELDLVITFLVDELEGRLDPELVERILAVSDTSFLLSFNQKVRLLIHHGIPKEKISYVLSKVYLNKLMYQKSVEDIERLISYLEPFGGIGIIARRPVILNSDLDTQLIPRVEFIRNLSGEDDFATGTVLRRLPAILSYSVDHMNSHVEFLKSFAGLTSEQVFKIVHVFPNVISTSKERKLRPRIEFLKQSGFDSPGMFKFLSKAPLFLALSEDNLSHKLGFLVKIGYKHRTRELAFAMGAVTRTSSDNMQRVIGLYLSYGLSLEDILAMSTKHPQVLQYSHTSLEEKLEYLIEYMGREVEELLAFPAFLGYKLDSRIKHRYEEKLKSRGENMSLNKLLTVSAERFSKTADNIEVICL; via the exons ATGGTCATCTTATCCCTCGTCTCTTGCTCTGTTTCCCTCTTCTCACCGCCCATTAGTCTCCGGCTTCATTTCCCCCCTGCGACATCTCTCTTTTCCCATGGAAGCTTCCCTGCTTCTACATTTAAGCCTGAGCTACGGCCGTTGTTTGTCTGCTGCTTACAACGTCGGGAAACCGCTCATATTCACCGATGTAACTGCCTTACTTGTACGATTGATGGGGAAACTCAAATAG AATCTCTGTTTTCGCTTTTCCGAGATATTGGGTTTAAAGAGGAAGAAACGGAGATGATTCTGGCGAAGAACCCAGATGTAAAGTCGACGCCTTTGGATAAGATCAGCGCTCGTGTCGCTTCTCTTCAGTCTCTGAAACTCGATGGCTTCGCGCTTCAAGGTTTGATTGCAAAGTGCCCTTCTTTATTGACCTCAGAAGAGTTAGATCTCGTTATTACCTTCTTGGTTGATGAGCTCGAAGGAAGGCTTGACCCTGAGCTAGTGGAACGCATACTCGCTGTGTCAGACACTTCTTTCTTGCTTAGTTTCAACCAGAAGGTGAGGCTGCTTATCCACCATGGGATACCTAAAGAAAAGATCTCTTACGTGTTGAGCAAAGTGTACCTGAATAAACTCATGTATCAGAAATCAGTTGAAGACATTGAGAGATTGATTAGTTACTTGGAACCTTTTGGTGGAATCGGTATCATTGCGAGGCGGCCAGTTATCCTCAACAGTGACTTGGATACTCAGTTGATTCCTAGGGTTGAGTTCATTAGGAATCTCAGCGGGGAAGACGACTTCGCCACTGGAACCGTGCTACGTAGACTACCTGCTATACTGAGTTACAGCGTTGACCATATGAACAGCCACGTTGAGTTCCTCAAGTCTTTTGCTGGCTTGACGAGCGAGCAAGTGTTTAAGATTGTTCATGTGTTCCCTAACGTGATCAGCACTAGTAAAGAGAGGAAACTGAGGCCGAGGATAGAGTTCCTTAAACAGTCTGGCTTTGATTCCCCCGGCATGTTCAAGTTCTTGAGTAAAGCGCCGTTGTTTCTAGCTCTATCAGAAGACAACCTCTCGCATAAACTAGGGTTTCTGGTGAAGATTGGATACAAGCATAGAACAAGGGAGCTGGCGTTTGCGATGGGGGCTGTGACCAGAACTAGCTCTGACAATATGCAGAGGGTGATTGGACTGTACTTGAGTTACGGTCTTTCGCTTGAAGACATTCTAGCTATGAGCACAAAGCATCCTCAAGTCCTGCAGTATAGTCATACTTCTTTAGAGGAGAAACTGGAGTATTTGATCGAGTACATGGGTCGTGAAGTGGAGGAGCTTTTGGCTTTCCCTGCGTTTCTTGGGTACAAGCTTGATAGCAGGATCAAGCACCGGTATGAAGAAAAGCTGAAGAGCAGAGGTGAAAACATGTCTCTTAACAAGCTTTTGACAGTCTCAGCTGAAAGATTCTCTAAGACAGCGGATAATATTGAAGTGATTTGCTTGTGA
- the LOC106317013 gene encoding LOW QUALITY PROTEIN: protochlorophyllide reductase A, chloroplastic (The sequence of the model RefSeq protein was modified relative to this genomic sequence to represent the inferred CDS: deleted 1 base in 1 codon): MACRDFLKAERAAKSAGMPKDSYTVMHLDLASLDSVRQFVDNFRRAEMPLDVLVCNAAIYQPMANKPTFTAEGFELSVGTNHLGHFLLSRLLIDDLKNSDYPSKRLIIVGSITGNTNTLAGNVLPKANLGDLRGLASGLNGRNNSAMIDGGDFNGAKAYKDSKVCNMLTMQEFHRRFREETGITFASLYPGCIATTGLFREHITLFRSLFPLFQKYITKGYVPEAEAGKRLAQVVGDPNLTKSGVYWSWNKTSASFENQLSQEASDVEKARRVWEVSEKLVGLA, encoded by the exons ATGGCGTGCAGAGACTTCCTCAAGGCCGAGAGAGCGGCTAAATCCGCGGGGATGCCTAAGGACAGCTACACCGTAATGCAT TTGGACTTAGCATCGTTGGACAGCGTGAGGCAGTTCGTTGATAACTTCAGGCGAGCCGAGATGCCTCTCGATGTGCTGGTCTGCAACGCCGCTATTTATCAGCCAATGGCTAATAAACCTACTTTCACTGCTGAAGGGTTTGAACTTAGCGTTGGGACGAACCATTTAGGGCACTTTCTTCTCTCAAGATTATTGATTGATGACTTGAAGAACTCTGATTATCCATCAAAACGTCTCATCATTGTTGGATCAATAACTG GAAACACTAATACATTGGCTGGTAACGTTCTTCCCAAGGCGAATCTTGGCGATTTAAGGGGACTAGCTAGTGGATTAAACGGGCGAAACAACTCGGCGATGATAGATGGAGGAGATTTCAATGGTGCAAAGGCTTACAAAGACAGTAAAGTATGCAACATGTTGACGATGCAAGAGTTTCATAGGCGTTTTCGTGAAGAAACTGGCATCACTTTCGCTTCCCTTTACCCTGGTTGTATCGCTACTACAGGTTTGTTCAGAGAGCATATTACTCTCTTCCGTTCACTCTTCCCTCTTTTCCAGAAATACATCACCAAAGGTTACGTCCCCGAGGCTGAG GCTGGCAAAAGACTTGCACAG GTGGTAGGTGATCCGAACTTGACGAAGTCTGGAGTGTACTGGAGCTGGAACAAGACCTCGGCTTCATTCGAGAATCAGTTGTCTCAAGAAGCCAGCGATGTTGAGAAGGCTCGTAGGGTTTGGGAAGTTAGCGAGAAGCTCGTGGGCTTGGCCTAA
- the LOC106319063 gene encoding WD repeat-containing protein 44 has protein sequence MIKMMVMNGRNDVVDEDNDDCFYESLDRVLSSCSCSTSNSDYDSDSPNISDPIHDPTPFPLPSGFELWKSEPESVTERRIRLLRGLGLSDEPDLPPASHHRPKSRRKGMCSSHFARSVSSDVSISKHRGQCENVDSGKLRQYTGSVNKLSDHHKSRNDALVGFISKELIETDIVEKQSLNGRDVVLEEQMCTIRNLDNGKEFVVNEVRENGVLEKLKEVGTDRQLTLEEFEMCVGTSPIVLELMRRQNVEDVSKDSVDLSTSVSGSRVTKHRRRGSWLKSIKNVASSVAGYKERRSTDDRDSLSERGGQRFSSATDDSRDMSFHDPERVKVRQYGKSCKELTALFKSQEIQAHKGSIWSIKFSLDGRYLATAGEDCVIQIWKVVESERKGELLSMDKLQDDVSINLFLLANGSPEPASMSPMRRGRTSFSRKSVSLDNVLVPETVFGLSEKPVCTFVGHLDDVLDLSWSKSLNLLSSSMDKTVRLWDLSSKSCLKVFSHSDYVTCIQFNPVDDNYFISGSLDAKVRIWSIPDHQVVDWNDLHEMVTAACYTPDGQGALVGSYKGTCYLYNTQDNKLQQRKEINLKNRKKKANHKKITGFQFVAGSSSEVLVTSADSRTRVVDGVDLVHKFKGFRNTNSQISASLTSNGKFLVSASEDSNVYVWNYDSDSRAGRSKRVTVTNSYEHFYCRDVSVAVPWPGKISNNNNSPDESPITANNPPTPVNDPINNKTVTNGIISSATNRYFFDRISATWPEEKLLLAAKNRARTSPRVSVDMSNGPLNRKPSASAWSMVIVTGGLRGEIKTFQNFGLPVRL, from the exons ATGATTAAAATGATGGTGATGAACGGACGAAACGACGTCGTAGACGAAGATAACGACGATTGTTTCTACGAGTCTCTCGATCGCGTTCTCTCTTCCTGCTCTTGCTCAACTTCCAACTCAGACTACGACTCCGACAGCCCCAACATCTCCGATCCGATCCACGATCCGACTCCGTTTCCACTCCCCTCCGGCTTCGAGCTGTGGAAATCGGAGCCGGAATCTGTTACCGAGAGACGAATCAGACTCTTACGCGGTTTGGGACTCAGCGACGAGCCGGATCTCCCTCCGGCGAGCCATCACCGGCCTAAGAGCCGTAGAAAAGGAATGTGCAGCTCTCATTTCGCCAGATCGGTTTCATCAGACGTCTCGATCTCAAAGCATCGCGGCCAATGCGAGAATGTCGATTCTGGTAAGCTTCGACAGTACACCGGATCTGTAAATAAGCTCAGTGATCATCATAAGTCGCGTAACGATGCGCTTGTTGGTTTCATAAGCAAAGAACTGATAGAAACAGACATTGTAGAGAAGCAGAGCTTGAATGGCAGAGATGTTGTTCTGGAGGAGCAAATGTGCACCATTAGGAATCTTGATAACGGCAAAGAGTTTGTGGTGAATGAAGTCAGAGAAAACGGAGTGTTGGAGAAGTTGAAGGAGGTAGGCACTGATCGTCAACTGACTCTGGAGGAGTTTGAGATGTGTGTTGGGACCTCTCCCATCGTTCTCGAGCTGATGAGGAGGCAGAATGTTGAAGATGTTAGTAAAGACTCTGTGGATTTGAGTACTAGTGTAAGTGGAAGCAGAGTAACTAAGCATAGACGGAGAGGGAGCTGGCTAAAGAGTATCAAGAACGTTGCTAGTAGTGTGGCAGGGTACAAAGAGAGACGAAGCACCGATGATAGAGATTCACTGTCTGAGCGAGGAGGTCAGAGGTTTAGCTCTGCAACTGATGATAGCAGAGACATGTCCTTTCACGACCCTGAGAGAGTTAAGGTTAGGCAGTATGGAAAGTCATGTAAAGAACTCACTGCACTTTTCAAGAGCCAAGAGATTCAAGCTCATAAAGGGTCGATTTGGAGCATTAAGTTCAGTTTGGACGGGAGGTATCTTGCTACTGCTGGAGAGGATTGTGTTATTCAGATTTGGAAAGTTGTTGAATCGGAAAGAAAGGGGGAGCTTTTGTCGATGGATAAACTGCAAGACGATGTAAGCATAAATTTGTTCCTTTTGGCCAATGGATCTCCAGAACCCGCTTCAATGTCTCCAATGAGAAGAGGAAGAACATCTTTTAGCAGAAAATCAGTGAGCTTGGACAATGTTTTGGTTCCGGAAACAGTCTTTGGTCTTTCAGAGAAACCTGTGTGTACGTTTGTAGGGCATTTGGATGATGTACTTGATCTTTCGTGGTCAAAATCTCTG AACCTGCTTTCCTCTTCTATGGACAAGACTGTTCGTCTATGGGATTTATCTAGCAAGTCATGTTTGAAAGTCTTCTCGCATAGTGACTACG TGACATGCATCCAGTTTAATCCCGTGGATGACAATTACTTCATCAGTGGCTCGTTAGATGCAAAAGTTCGCATATGGAGCATTCCAGATCATCAAGTTGTTGACTGGAATGATCTTCATGAGATGGTCACAGCTGCCTGCTATACACCGGATGGTCAG GGTGCATTGGTTGGTTCATACAAGGGGACTTGTTACTTATACAATACACAAG ATAACAAATTGCAGCAGAGAAAGGAAATCAATCTGAAGAACAGGAAAAAGAAAGCCAATCACAAGAAAATCACTGGTTTTCAG TTTGTGGCGGGAAGTTCATCGGAAGTACTTGTCACATCTGCAGATTCACGTACACGTGTTGTTGACGGTGTTGACCTTGTTCACAAGTTTAAAG GATTTCGCAACACAAACAGCCAAATCTCAGCCTCACTTACATCAAACGGGAAGTTTCTAGTCTCAGCAAGCGAAGACTCTAATGTATATGTATGGAACTACGACTCAGACTCTCGTGCCGGAAGAAGCAAACGTGTCACAGTCACAAACTCGTACGAACACTTTTACTGTCGAGACGTCTCTGTGGCCGTACCTTGGCCTGGCAAAATCAGTAACAACAACAACAGCCCTGACGAGTCACCTATCACAGCCAATAACCCTCCAACACCTGTCAACGATCCAATCAACAACAAGACCGTCACCAACGGTATCATTTCGAGCGCCACAAACCGATACTTCTTCGATAGAATCTCGGCGACATGGCCAGAGGAAAAACTTTTGCTGGCTGCAAAGAACCGAG CTAGAACTAGCCCTCGCGTGAGCGTGGACATGTCTAATGGACCGCTTAACAGAAAACCGAGTGCTTCGGCTTGGTCTATGGTGATTGTGACTGGCGGTTTACGAGGCGAGATCAAAACATTTCAGAATTTTGGATTACCGGTTCGTCTATGA
- the LOC106319027 gene encoding cyclic nucleotide-gated ion channel 4, whose amino-acid sequence MATEQEFTRASRVSRASSSIGYYSDEDYTTEEEEDEEEEMEEQEEEEEEEEETHVGVTCGIRRRNGSSSSYNKWMMLGRILDPRSKLVQEWNKVFLLVCATGLFVDPLFLYTISVNDACMCLLVDGWLALTITAVRSMTDLLHLWNIWIQFKIARRWPYPGGDSDGDTNKGDETRLRTSRRVAPPYVKKKGTFFFDLFVILPLPQVVLWVVIPSLLKRGSVTLVVSVLLVTFLFQYLPKIYHSVRHLRQNATLSGYIFGTVWWGIALNMIAYFVAAHAAGACWYLLGVQRSAKCLKEQCESTMGCDLRMLSCKEPVYYGTTEMVLDRARLAWAQNNQARSICLDINTNYTYGAYKWTIQLVSNESRLEKILFPIFWGLMTLSTFGNLESTTEWSEVVFNIIVLTSGLLLVTMLIGNIKVFLHATTSKKQAMHLKMRNIEWWMKKRQLPLGYRQRVRNYERQRWAAMRGVDECEMVQNLPEGLRRDIKYHLCLDLVRQVPLFQHMDDLVLENICDRVKSLIFTKGETIQKEGDAVQRMLFVVRGHLQSSQLLRDGVRSCCMLGPGNFSGDELLSWCLRRPFVERLPPSTSTLVTLETTEAFGLDAEDVKYVTQHFRYTFVNEKVKRSARYYSSGWRTWAAVAIQLAWRRYKHRLTLTSLSFIRPRRPLSRCASLGEDKLRLYTAILTSPKPNPDDFDDY is encoded by the exons ATGGCAACCGAGCAAGAATTCACACGTGCATCACGCGTCTCACGCGCCTCAAGCAGCATAGGATATTACTCAGACGAAGACTACACGACGGAGGAAGAGGAGGACGAAGAAGAAGAGATGGAAGAACAAGAGGAAGAGGAGGAGGAAGAAGAAGAGACACATGTGGGGGTCACGTGCGGAATACGAAGAAGAAACGGGTCATCGAGTAGCTATAATAAATGGATGATGTTGGGTCGAATACTTGACCCGAGATCCAAATTGGTTCAAGAATGGAACAAAGTCTTTCTCCTTGTGTGCGCGACGGGCCTTTTCGTAGACCCACTTTTTCTCTACACCATATCGGTGAACGATGCATGTATGTGTCTCCTTGTCGATGGTTGGCTCGCTCTCACCATCACTGCCGTGCGCTCCATGACCGATCTTTTGCACTTATGGAACATTTGGATTCAGTTCAAGATTGCTCGCCGGTGGCCTTACCCCGGCGGAGATAGCGACGGCGATACTAATAAAGGAGATGAGACACGTCTCCGTACGAGTAGAAGAGTTGCTCCGCCTTACGTTAAGAAGAAAGGGACGTTCTTCTTCGATCTCTTCGTCATTTTACCATTACCTCAG GTGGTGTTGTGGGTGGTCATACCTTCTCTTCTAAAGAGAGGCTCGGTGACTTTAGTGGTGTCAGTTTTGCTTGTAACATTCCTCTTCCAATATCTACCGAAGATCTATCACTCCGTTCGCCATCTCCGTCAAAACGCTACCTTATCAGGTTACATTTTCGGCACCGTCTGGTGGGGAATCGCACTCAACATGATCGCTTATTTCGTCGCTGCTCAT GCAGCAGGAGCATGTTGGTACTTGCTAGGGGTCCAAAGATCAGCGAAATGTCTTAAAGAACAATGTGAAAGCACAATGGGATGCGACCTAAGAATGTTGTCATGTAAGGAACCGGTGTACTATGGCACGACCGAGATGGTCCTTGACAGAGCTAGGCTGGCTTGGGCACAAAACAACCAAGCACGATCCATTTGCTTAGATATCAACACTAACTACACTTATGGTGCTTATAAATGGACCATTCAACTTGTGAGCAATGAAAGCCGGTTGGAGAAAATTCTTTTCCCTATATTTTGGGGTCTCATGACTCTCAG CACATTTGGGAATTTGGAGAGCACAACAGAGTGGTCTGAAGTTGTCTTCAATATAATAGTTCTAACAAGTGGTCTTCTTCTCGTTACCATGTTGATCGGTAACATAAAG GTGTTTCTGCATGCAACAACTTCAAAGAAGCAAGCAATGCACCTGAAAATGAGGAACATAGAGTGGTGGATGAAGAAGAGACAATTACCATTAGGGTATAGGCAACGAGTCCGCAACTATGAGCGGCAGAGATGGGCTGCTATGCGCGGTGTAGACGAGTGTGAGATGGTTCAAAACCTTCCAGAAGGTCTTAGGAGAGACATCAAGTACCATCTTTGTTTAGACTTAGTCCGGCAG GTTCCATTGTTTCAGCATATGGATGATTTGGTACTCGAGAATATATGCGATCGTGTGAAGTCACTTATTTTCACCAAAGGAGAAACC ATCCAAAAAGAAGGAGATGCAGTTCAGAGAATGTTGTTTGTAGTGAGAGGCCATCTTCAGAGTAGTCAGTTACTAAGAGATGGCGTCAGAAGCTGTTGCATGTTAGGTCCGGGTAATTTTAGCGGTGACGAGCTTCTCTCGTGGTGTCTCCGACGACCCTTCGTGGAGAGGCTACCGCCGTCTACGTCAACGCTCGTGACGCTCGAGACAACCGAAGCGTTTGGACTGGACGCTGAAGATGTTAAGTACGTGACTCAACATTTCCGTTACACTTTTGTCAACGAGAAAGTCAAACGTAGTGCCCGCTATTATTCTTCTGGGTGGCGAACTTGGGCCGCGGTTGCGATTCAGCTTGCTTGGAGGAG GTACAAGCATAGGTTAACGTTGACGTCACTGTCGTTTATAAGGCCGAGGAGACCATTGTCGAGATGTGCATCACTTGGAGAAGATAAATTGAGGCTCTACACAGCAATCTTAACCTCTCCTAAACCCAACCCTGACGATTTCGATGATTATTAG